In Trichocoleus sp. FACHB-46, the genomic stretch CAGACCGAGCGATCGCGTGGCTGCGGCATCTGGAAGGATTAACGTCAGAGACTCAACTGCCATGAGAACCCACTCACTCCAAAAGCGCTACAAACTGTGAGTGCGAGTGTACCAACGAAACAGGATTTGAGCCAACCGTTGCGAGTTATGCCGCACGAGTCCGGTGCGTTCATCTTCATCCATGACATTGGCAAGGACAATGCGACAGCCCAACAGCTTGACAGTTTGGCGATCGAGTTCAACCGGATTCGAGTCTTCTTGAGCGTAGCGAATCAGGGCTTTAGCCGAAGGAATTTTGCTTTGCACCAGCACCGCATCAAACAGCCGTTGTCCGCAAGCCGCATCGATCGCCTGAATGTGATCGGATACGCTGTAACCTTGCGTTTCTCCTGGTTGCGTCATGATGTTGCAGACATAAATCCGAGGGACTTTGCGTTGAGCGATCGCCTCAGCAATTTCAGGAACTAACAAATTGGGAATGACGCTGGTGTAGAGACTACCCGGTCCAATAATGATGTAGTCTGCTTCCCGAATGGCTTGCAATACGCGGGGCAAAGCGGGGGGATTCTCGGGGGTACAGCCAATTTTGACGATGCTGCCTTGGGCGGCGGTAATGCTGGACTCGCCCTCAATGCGGCGACCATCGGCTAACTCGGCCCATAGGCGCACATCGCTCAGAGTGGCAGGCAACACTCGGCCCCGCACCGCCAAAACTTCGGAACTAGCAGCGATCGCTTGCTCTAAGTTCCCCGTGATGTCGTTCATCGCCGTTAAGAACAGGTTGCCAAAGCTGTGTCCGGTTAGCCCATCGCCAGCCCGAAACCGATACTGAAATAGCTCCGTCACCAATCGTTCTTCATCGGCTAAAGCCGCGAGGCAATTGCGAATATCGCCAGGAGGCAATACCCCAATTTCCCGGCGCAACCGTCCGGAGGAACCGCCATCATCAGCCACAGTCACGATCGCAGTAATATTGGCGCTGTAAGTTTTCAAGCCTCGCAAAAGCGTTGAGAGACCTGTACCACCCCCTACTGTGACAATTTTTGGACCGCGATTAAGACGACGGTGATTGAGCAGGACATCGACTAACTCTTCATCGCCATCTGGCATCAATACCTCGGTGATGGAACCAAGGGTACGGGTTTGGCCCCACAAAATCAGCAATAGACCAAAGATGATTACCAGCGGCCCGCTAATGTAGCTCGGAATAATTTCTGTAATAAATTCCAGAAAGCTCTGGACTAGCTGAATCAAGGTAAAAATTGGGGTCAGCTTAATCCAAATTGCTAAGCCCAAGCTGGTTAGTAAGACACCTCCGGCACTCAGCAGTAACCAGCGTTTCACGAGTAATCCAGGTGCCAACCACTTAAACCAACGGCTAACTCGCAAAGGCGTGCGCTGGCGCGATTCCTGCGTGAGGGCATTTAGGGCTTGTTTTAATAAACCAATTGTCATTACTGAGCGAGGAGGTAAAACATCTGGATAGGTAAATATGCAGCAACCGCTTCTGACTCTAACAGCACAACTACACTTCTAGAAGCGATTTGACTGTAGGTAGGTCCCGAAAGTTGCTACTTTGTCTTATAAGAATGGCTGCTGCAAAATCTGGCAGCCCTGGGTGGAACAAAATTAAAAAATGACTCGCTCTAGGTAGTGGAGACCGTAAGCCTGCATTAACTTGAAAACTCATACCGTTAATGCCCATAGTAGAGGCTGAACTTAAAACCCTAAGGCCTCGTCAATGAATCGTCGTGAAACCAATCTAAAATGCCAGTTTAGGGCGATCGCAACTTGACCTAGCCTGGAATCAAAGGGCAGGAGTTGGCTAAAGTAGAAATCTGGATTACTGAGATTGGGGTTGAAGTTAAAGGTACGAACGGCAACACGGACTTGAGCAACGCGACTAATTTTACTGACAGAACTTCCATGTGCATCCTATGGCTGAGCCTCTGACAGAACTCCAAGACATCTCTAACTCGCACCCTATGGCTGAGCCATTGATTGAACTGAAAGGAGTGTCTAAAACATTTGGCAAAAATGCGGTGTTGGATAATGCAGATCTAACCATTCATCGCGGAGAAGCCCTAGCAGTGATTGGGCCTTCTGGAACTGGTAAGTCTACAATCCTCCGGATTATTGCTGGGTTGTTGGCACCGGATGCAGGGGAAATTTATGTGCAGGGGCAACGGCGAAAAGGTTTGATTGAAGACAGCGCTGACCCAATTGGGATTGGCATGGTATTTCAACAAGCAGCTTTGTTTGACTCCCTCACCGTGGAGGAGAATGTCGGGTTCTTGCTGTATGAGCATTCCAATTTGCCGCGACGCCGCATTCGGGAATTGGTCAATCAAAAACTGGAAATGGTGGGATTGGCCGGAATTGGCAGTCGCCTGCCTGCTGAGCTTTCTGGAGGCATGCGCAAGCGGGTGAGTTTTGCCCGTGCCATTATGGCAAATCCTGAGAACCCGGATGGGTCGCCAGAAGTGTTGCTCTACGACGAACCCACAGCGGGACTGGACCCGATCGCCTCCACCGTGATTGAAGATTTGGTGCGTCAACTACAGTCAGTCCAAGGAGGTTGTAGCTCTTATGTCATGGTGACTCACCAAGACAGCACCATTCGCCGTACCGCTGATCGGATTGTGTTTCTCTACCAAGGTAAAGTGCAGTGGCAAGGCACCGTCAATGATATTGATACTACAGATCACCCTTTAGTTCGACAATTTTTTAGTGGCAGTGTAGAAGGACCAATCCAAGTGATTGGTTAAGCGTTCCGAAGTGAAAATTGCTCAGGTCTACACCGATTTGATCGCAGTACCAACGAGGCATGAGGCATGCGTACCAGAACCGTTCGAGAAGGCTCAGTCGGCTTATTAATTTTGTTAGGACTGGGTCTATTTGGAGCGTTGATTCTTTGGCTCCGAGGTCTCAGTGTGGGCAATCGCACCTATCAAGTAATTGTCGAGTTTGCCAATGTAGCAGGTTTGCAAGAAGGGGCTCCGGTGCGCTATCGAGGTGTGGTAATTGGCAAAATTGAGTCAGTGCGGCCAGGACCTAATGGCGTGGATGTCTTTCTAGAGATTTCTTCATCTGACTTGGTGATTCCTAGCGACGTAATTGTGGAAGCGAATCAATCTGGCTTAATTAGTGAAACGTCAATTGATTTATCGCCGCGCAAAGTTCTACCCCAAGGCGCGATCGCTGCCAAACCATTAGCCGCTAACTGCGATCCAGCGGTGATCGTCTGTGATGGCTCTCGGCTCAAAGGTCAGATTGGCATTAGCGTTGACGAACTGATTCGGGCCAGCATCCGCTTTGCTGCTTTGTACAGTGACCCCACGTTCTTTAGAAACGTCAATGCTGCTGCGAAAAATACCGCTGAAGCTGCGGTAGCGGTTTCGCAGTTGTCCAAAGAAATTGCTACTTTAAGCCAATCTACCCAGCAAAACCTAAATACAGTTTCTTCCTCGGCCGTAGTTACTGCTGATGCCTTAAGCCAAGCCGCCACTCAAGTAGGCTTGACGGCAAATCAGGTCAGTGGCCTAGTCACGACCAATCGCAATACGTTAGCTGAAACTTTAGGTACGATTCGGCAGACCAGTGAGCAACTCCAGGTGGCGGTGCAAGGCTTTACGCCAGTATTGAGCCGAGTCGAACAAAGCACTTTGTTAAACAATCTAGAGGCACTCTCCGCGAACGCGGCCCAAGCTTCGGTAAATTTGCGCGATGTCTCTCAATCTCTCAACAATCCCACCAATACACTAGTCCTACAACAAACCTTAGATTCGGCGCGAGCCACCTTTCAGAACGCCCAAAAAATCACCTCCGATTTGGATGAGTTGACGGGGGACCCCACCTTCCGCAACAATCTGCGAAATTTAGTCAATGGGTTGAGCGGTTTGGTGTCTTCTACCGAGCAACTTCAGCAGCAAGCCCAGCTGGCTCAGGTTTTAGCGCCTCTTTCCACTAAGGCAGATGCGCCTAGCCAACGCCATCCAGAATCTATGGCGACTGTTTCTAATGAACTTGAAGAAGATTTAAGGCGGCTGACTCAAAGTCCCGCCACGGCGCAAGAGACAGCCAAGGCTTTAGATCAAGTTGCCCTTCCCCTAGTCACTACTCCTCAAACTAAGCCGAAAGCACCGTGACTCAACATGGAATTTGGGCTGTAGCCACTTCGGGGGTGATGGCGTTTATTGCCACGAATATAGATGACCTACTGCTGCTGACTATATTTTTCTCGCAGGTTAACGCAACATTTCGCAAGCGGCATGTGGTTTTGGGGCAGTACCTAGGTTTTACGGTGCTGATTTTAGCGAGCTTGCCTGGTTTCTTAGGTGGATTGGTAATCTCCCCAGCTTGGATTGGGTTATTGGGCCTAGTGCCGATTGGCTTGGGGATCAACCAGCTTTGTCATCGTGAATCTACAGCTAGTGATGTGCAAGCGGTTAACGAGGGAGTGCTTAGCCCAAGTGATAGTCCTACTGCTGCTTCACCCGAGATAGCGGTTCCAGGAATTTGGCGGAGTTTGTTTAACCCACAAATTTATGCTGTAGCAATGACGACGATCGCGAACGGGGGTGACAACATTGGCATCTACGTGCCCTTATTTGCCAGTAGCGATCGCAACCGTTTGGGGATCACACTTTTAATCTTTTTTGGCCTAATAGGGCTTTGGTGTTTAATCGCACAACAGTTAACTCGTCACCCAACAATTACGAGATTAATCACCCGTTATGGTAATACATTTGTTCCAATTGTCTTGATTGGTTTGGGCATTTTTGTCATGTTTGAAAGTGGCACCTTCAACTTATTTTTGCCCAATCTCTAAGTTGTGAATCAGCGGTTGATTGATGTCGAAACTCAGCAATTAACTCCAATCATCGCGTTGGGAGCCACGTCCCTTATAAACCTGAGCGATGGCATGAATATCTCTAGTTTTGGCAAACAACTCACTCTCGCTCAATTGCCACTGGGCCAAGGCTTTGTCGAGGTCTGCTTGGATATCTCGGGCACCAGGGAAGCCTTTGTAACGGATGCGCAGCCGTGCTAGCTCTACCAAGTTATAGTCGTTGGCTTCTGCTCCTAGGAGGCTGTTGATCAGTTGGCGATCGCGACCCCATAGGGGGTGTTGCTGGTCTTTGTTTTCTGAGGTTGACGCCATAAAGTTGTGAAGTGGATTGCGAAGAGCTTTAACGGATACTCTGAAAATCTTCCTTGAGATTTATTTGAAATTCCAATTAAAGAGTAGACTGAGCAATTGCATATTTATACTTCGTAATTTTGTTGACTTTAGAAGCCAAACTGAAAAGTGGGAAAACTAAAACCGTTCTAGTGAATTGATGGGAAGTAATGAGGCTAAGATAACAGCAATTCTGTTGCTAAGCCCTAGTTCAGAACTCTACTAAGAATCTATCCGAAAACCTCTGGTTTTAGATTGCTAAACCTGGATAGCGGTGGCGGACAGGTTCTAAGAGGTCAGTAGAGTTCTGATGGCTGATGAGTGTGAGTGTATGAATTTAATTTGGCGGTACGAAACTGCTCAAATTTTGCCGCGTTGCTGCTTTAGGAGTGAGGTCTATGGCTGTTGGTCTAAAATCTAGAATTCCCCCTCGGCGTTTGCCCCCCAGTCAAACCAGTCAAACTAGTCAAACCGCGATTTATCCAAGTGGGACGAAAGTTACCCCGATTACGAAACTACAGCCAACCGTTGCTCCTCGTCGGGTTCAGTCTACTAATGTTAAGCGCCTACCTAACAATCGCCAGCTACCTCTGTGGTTGCGATCGCTGATTGGAGCCCAGCGCAGTTTGTCAATTTTAACTGGGACCCTCTCGATTGCTGTGCTCTCTGTGTATGGCCAAACGGTATACTCGCAGCAACTTTGGAGTCAGGAGTACCGTAACCTAGAAAACTTGCAGCGTAATGAGCGCCAGTTGACAGCAGCTAGCGAAGTACTGAAAAATCAAATTGCCCAACAGGCAGAAACCACTAGAGCAGGACTAGTACCTTCTAACCCAGCGAATACTATCTTCTTGCAACCTGCGCCTCAGCGGCCTGCCCCTGCCCCTACGCCGATCGCGCCAGCGGATGCAAAGCCTACAACATTTTCGCCGCTGGGCTATTAGCAGCGATTTGTAGCCTCTTCCCTGACTGTGCTGTCCTGCTAATGTGTTGGATTTATGGCCTCTTCTGTTCCTCCTTCCACTCCCAACTCTCCTCAAGCTCGCCCTTTGAAAGCGGTAGATGAGTCTTGGCAAAATGAAGTAGGTGCTTTGGGTCCTCTTCCCCCTGTTCATGCCCAGCCGTCTCCCTGGCGTTTGGTGCTGGTGTGGATTGTGTTGATGACGGGTGGCTTGGGGTTAGTCGCAAATCTATTTCGCCTCCAGGTGGTTGAGGCTGAGAAGCTGAAGGTTCGGGCGCAAGATCAACAAATGATTTATTTGCGGCCCTTTGTGCCCCGTCGTCCCATTGTGGATCGCGGTGGTAATGTCTTAGCGATCGACCAACCGGTTTACACGCTCTACGCCCATCCCCGCTTATTTAGTGAGACCAAAGAGGCGATCGCTGCCAAGTTGTCTCCTTTACTCAAGCGATCGACGGCTAAATTAATTCAACAATTCAATCGAGCTGATAGCGGCATCCAGGTAGAGTACTCCCTGACTGAAGATATCGCCGATCAGATTAAAGATTTGCAGGTTGATGGCGTTGAGATGATTCGTCACCAGCAGCGGCTCTATCCGCAACAGAACTTATTTGCTGATGTGGTTGGCTATGTCAATCTCGATCGCAAGGGTCAAGCGGGGGTAGAATATAGTCAGCAAAAATTATTGGAGCGCTCTGTCCAAGCTGTTCGCCTTAGCCGCACTGGGAGCGGAGCTTTAATTCCCGACCAAGTCCCTGGCGGTTTTCTCCATGTTGATGATCTGCGGTTGCAACTTACTCTGGATAGTCGTTTGCAGCGTGCTGCTCGGTTTGCGCTTCAGCAGCAAATCAAGCAGTTTAATGGCAAGCGGGGCAGCGTCATTGTCATGGATGCGCGGGATGGCTCTTTACTCTCGTTTGTCTCTGAGCCTTCCTATGACCCCAACCAGTACTTCAAGTTCAATGTAGAGCTGTTTAAGAACTGGGCGCTGACCGACCTGTATGAACCTGGTTCTACCTTCAAACCGTTAAATGTGGCGATCGCCTTGGAATCGGGAGCGATTCAACCCAACAGTGTGTTTAACGACGAAGGCCAAATTTATGTGGATGGTTGGCCGATCGCGGACTATGACTTCGACTATGTGGGAGCAAGAGGGCCACTGTCGATCGCGCAAATTCTGCAACACTCTAGCAACGTGGGCATGGTGCATATTGTGCAGCAGATGCCACCGGATGTTTACTATAGCTGGTTGCAGCGCTTAGGTTTGGGACAAACCGTTGGCATTGATTTACCGTTTGAAATTGCGGGATCTCTGAAGAAGCGATCGCAGTTTGTTAGCTCACCGATTGAGCCAGCCACGACTTCTTTTGGTCAAGGATTTTCTCTCACTCCCATCCAGTTAGTACAGCTACACGGAGCCTTGGCTAACGGTGGCAAATTAGTCACTCCTCACCTAGTGCGTGGCTTATTCAACACGGATGGACAACCTTATTGGCAACCCTCTTTACCTCCACCGCAGCAAATCTTCTCGCCCCAAACGACGCGATCGGTACTAGCCATGATGGAGTCGGTAGTGGCTCAGGGCACGGGTAAATCTGCTCAGATTCCTGGTTATCGCATTGCAGGTAAGACAGGAACCGCGCAAAAAGCGAATCCAAACGGTGGCTATCATGAGTACGCTAAAATCACTAGCTTTGTGGGCATTTTTCCCGTCGAAGCCCCACGCTATGTGGTTGTAGCTGTAATCGATGAACCGCAGGGGGATGATGCTTTTGGCTCGACAGTGGCAGCGCCCATCGTGAAAGCGGTGATGGAAGCCTTGATTACCATTGAACGAATTCCGCCCAGTCAGCCTGTGGCGAATCAGCCTTGGAATACACCGAGCGCGCTAACATCGCCAGCAACTCCTCCCGCCTGGAACACGCCTACTCCTCCCAGCCCATCTATCCCGCCGCAACCAACTCCATAGTTAGAGGTTTTGTAGCCCTATCTTGGCACTTCAGGGCATAGTGTTTTCTTCGTTGGGAAGGGCGCTGTGGGAGTGCTTGCTCTTTCTGTAAGCGGGAGTTTGTAAGCTCTCCACACAGCGATCGCCCCTGATCTGAGTTACCTTTCACGGATTAAACGGTGGTTCGCATTTGGCTTTGCTGGAGTTGTTCCCAAAGTTGCTCGAAGCTGGTTGCAGGCTCTTTGCAACTCAACCCCTGACACACCAAGCCAATGGTCGCTGCGGGTAAATTGGCTTCCGGTAGATAAACGGCTGTGGGTAGATACTGGAGGGCAAGCTGATCCAGCCGATCGCTTGTGGTTCGCACTAAGGTTTGGTTGCGGTACCAGTCGAGGGCAACAAACAAACTGGGGCAAGCTTGAGGCGCACTTTCCATAATGCTGCTAAAAGCTTGTAATCCTTGCTCAGCCCGATCTAAATACGCCAAGTTTTCAGTTAATAGCGCGAGGCGAATCAGGTTAGCGATCGCCACACCGTTGGCCGCAGGGGTGGCATTGTCGGCATAACTACGCTCCCGCACTAGCAGGTCTTGGCTGGCATCGCTGGCTGTGTTGTAATAGCCACCTAGTTCGCTACTCCAGAGGCGATCGTCAAATTCCTGTTGTACCCTTACGGCCACCTCTAACCAAGCCTGAGATTCTACGGAAACTTCTCCACTTAACCAAGCTTGATGCAGATCCAGCAATGCCTTGATAAAGAGAGCATAATCCTCTGATTGTGCAGGGACGTGAGGTTGGCCGTCATAGTTAAGGCGGTGGAAGCGTCCCTCGGCCCACTGCTGTTGGCGAATAAAATTAGCTGCCTGAATCGCTAGTTGCAAATATTCAGGTTGACTAAACACCGTGGCCGCACGCGCCAAGCCCGAAATCATCAAGCTGTTCCAAGCGGCGATCATTTTGGTATCTGTCACGGCAGGAATCCGACCAGGCCAGTCTTGGGTTTTGGCTTCCTGGTTGTTGCGAGCAGGGGGAAAGGTAGTGAGCGATCGCGGATCGGCTCCGTAGCGTACTTGAAACAGTTTATCTAAAGCAGCTTCTACGGTTTCGCTCAGTGCTCCCTGCTGCCGACGCTGCAAGACGTTTTGCCCCTCGAAGTTACCGTTGCGCGTCACTGTAAACTGCTGGGTCAGTTCGGTGAGTTCTTCAGCCGTGAGGAGTTGTTCAAGTTCGTTGTAGTCCCACACATAGAAAGCGCCTTCTTCTGGCTCCACTTCATCGCGGGTGGAAAAACTATCGGCATCTTGAGCGGCGTAGAAGTAACCTTGAGGCGCGGTCATTTCTCGCTTCAGCCATTGCACCGTACCCCCGATCGCCCGTTCAAAGGCAGGTTCATGCATCCCCGCACTCCATAAGTTCGCTAGATACTCCACGATTTGCCCGTTGTCGTAGAGCATCTTCTCGAAGTGAGGTACAGTCCATGTGGGGTCTACAGTGTAGCGATGGAATCCACCCCCGACATGGTCATAAATCCCACCTAGAGCCAAATTCAAACCGCGCTTGGTGCAACTTTCGGTGGCGTCGTACTTCAAGTGGTCCTGAAACCGTACCGCATGCAAAGCCATGTCTGCATAAGGAATCATCGGGAAGCTGGGGCCGTGTCCCTCCGAGGTGAGGACACCTGTGTTGTACTCCAACCCTTGCCGCAACAACTCGTCACTCAGCTCTTGCCCTGGATTCAACAAGGCAGAACTTTGCAGATGCCCCAGCAGTTCTTCTTTGAGCGATCGCACCTTCTCCGGTTCGTGGTCGTAGTAACGGCGGATCGCTTGCAACACTTGCATAAATCCCGGTCGTCCATAGCGCGCTTCGAGGGGGAAGTAGGTGCCACCATAAAAGGGGATGAGGTCGTCGGGAGCCAGAAACACATTTAGGGGCCAGCCGCCTTGCCCAGTCATCATCTGCACCGTTTGCATATAGATGCTGTCGAGGTCTGGGCGTTCCTCGCGATCGACCTTGATCGGCAAAAAGTTGGCGTTCATGTAGTCCGCGATCGCCTGATCTGAAAAAGCTTCTCCTTCCATGACGGTGCACCAGTGGCAACTGGAGTAACCCACCGACAAAAAGATGGGTTTGTTGTCTCGCCGGGCTGTTTCCAAGGCTTCCTCACACCAAGGCCACCAATCAATCGGGTTCTCAGCATGTTTCCGTAAGTAGAGACTTTGGGCTTGAGCCAGACGATTGGTCATAGGGGCTGCTTCTAGAACTCAGTAGGGGCATACCTTCGACAGTTTATCGCGCCCAAGCTGAGACGGGCTGTACCCTGCGGGCGATCGCACGCTTAAACCGACCGTAACCCCACCAAAATCAGTTGAATCGGTAGAATGGGGAAAAATGCGTGGACAGGCAAACTGCATGATTCCTACCGTTATTGAACCCTCTGGACGTGGCGATCGCGCCTTTGACATCTACTCTCGGCTACTACGGGATCGGATCATCTTCTTGGGCACCGCCATCGACTCTGATGTTGCCAATCTGATCGTGGCTCAGTTGCTCCTGTTGGACGCAGAAGACCCAGAAAAAGACATTTACCTCTACGTCAACTCCCCCGGTGGTTCCGTTACTGCTGGTATGGGCATTTACGACACCATCAAGCACATCCGGGCCGATGTTTCTACCATCTGTCTGGGCTTGGCTGCTAGCATGGGCGCGTTCCTCCTCAGTGCGGGCACCAAAGGCAAGCGGGTTAGCCTACCCCACTCCCGGATCATGATTCACCAACCACTAGGTGGCGCTCAAGGTCAAGCCACAGACATCGAAATTCAGGCTAAGGAAATCCTTTACCACAAGCAACGCCTGAACGAAATGCTAGCCGAGCACACCGGACAACCCCTAGAAAAGATCATGGAAGACACCGAGCGCGACTTCTTCATGTCAGCGCAAGAGTCCAAAGAGTACGGCTTGATTGACCAAGTAATCGAGCGTCGCCCCTCGGCTCAAAACCCGATCGCTGCGGTGAACTAACAGTGACTCTGTAGGGGCGCAACGCCTTTTGGCTGTGGCTTAAATGCTGCATTGAGCGGATGGCTATCCGCCCCTACAAAGCTTCTGCCAACTAGGAATCAAAACGGAGATTCGTTGGGGGAAGGTTGCGATCGCAAGTATTCCAGAAATTCCAACAACTCTTCATCGGTCAAATGCTGGCGCGATCGCTTGCCATAGGTACGTTGCAGATGGGTGCGACCTTGCACGTCAGTCCAGCCCAAGCGCTTGATCTCCACACTGGTTTGGGCGATCGCTTCCGATAAATCCATCGGTTCTCGGCTAGGTTCGCGGGGTGCTGGTTCTGGCACCACCTCACGAGCTTTGACCGCACTCTTGCCATTGCGACCATTATTCAGGCTTGTAGGCTGGACTTCTGGATGGCTGGGAATTACAGGTTCAGCGATCGCCGCCGTATCTATATCAATATCCGTATAAGAGTCAGTGTAGGTGTGATTGAATAGCTCACCGGAAAAGTCACTTGAGAAGGTGGAAGCAGGTTCCGGAACGATCGCCGGCATTTCCAGTGCTGTGCTTGCCACAGATAAAGGTCTTGGTTGCTGGGCGGAAAGCTGTTTAACCTCTTGATGGTTGCCTACATTAGCTAAACGAGTTTGGGGCGAAAACTCTGCTTCACTTTGGTGGTTCGTCATTAATTGAACCTGCACTTCATAAGCCGAAGAAGCAGTTGGTTGTGGAGGCTGCGGCGCTTGGATGCCCAACACTTCTAAAGCACGGAGTCGGGCGCGGTCTTCTGCCGCCTCAATGCTGGTAGCTACCGCCATTCCTGTGGCTAAAACATTGCCTCCCACCTGAACTGAGGCTTTGACGATGTAGTTGTCTCCGCGAATGTCTAGTAAGTCAGCCGTCAAACTTCCCATCGGGTAACGAGCTTGAAACTGCGCCAAGGCTAATGGCTGACCACACTGCTCAGCTAGCGGTGCACCATTAGGTTGATTAACATGGCTAAGTTCAAAGCGTGGGGAATTTGCCGAACCGCTTCCATTTTTATCCCTGGGGTCATGCATTGCAGCACCGGGAGTCTGATATCGCAGGGCTAAATTAACCCCAAACACGTCCATTTTATGCGTGGTTTGCCTCAATTGCACCTTAACTTTATCTGGGTAAACTAAGTGAGTGGGTTGATTAAGTCAGGGGTTTTCTGAGAAAACTTTTGACTTGCGATTTCAATCGCACCCATTCACCGATCTGTCTGGGTGGTTTAGTGTAACCTGCCAGAGGGATGGCTGAATAGAGGGTGGTGGATGGAACCAAATCTTTAACCCAACTGGATTACGACAGCAGATCGAGTTAAGCGCTAAGCTAAAAGAATAAGCAATAATTCTTAATAACCTGTTTTAATAGCTTGGCTTTGGCCGCAAGTATCCTTAACTGCACACTTTTGCAAAAATCTGTTAATGCTAGACCACTTGTTAGACACTCCGATGAACTTTGGGTACGATACCCTCTTGCTCCTGCCAGTCTTGGTGGCGCTAGAAGCAGTCCTCTCGGCAGATAACGCGATCGCCCTAGCTGCGATCGCCCAAGGACTAGAGGGGAGTACCCTGCAACGTCGAGCGCTTAACCTGGGTTTGGTCTGTGCCTTTGTATTGCGAGTCGTTTTGATTCTGACCGCAACCTGGGTAACCAAGTACTGGCAATTTGAGCTGGCGGGTGCGGCTTATCTGTTGTGGCTGGTGTTCCAGTACTTCAGCGCTCAAGAAGATGCTGACAATCCTCATCATGGCCCCCGCTTTGCCACGCTCTGGCAAGCGATCCCGGTGATTGCCTTCA encodes the following:
- a CDS encoding thioredoxin domain-containing protein, translated to MTNRLAQAQSLYLRKHAENPIDWWPWCEEALETARRDNKPIFLSVGYSSCHWCTVMEGEAFSDQAIADYMNANFLPIKVDREERPDLDSIYMQTVQMMTGQGGWPLNVFLAPDDLIPFYGGTYFPLEARYGRPGFMQVLQAIRRYYDHEPEKVRSLKEELLGHLQSSALLNPGQELSDELLRQGLEYNTGVLTSEGHGPSFPMIPYADMALHAVRFQDHLKYDATESCTKRGLNLALGGIYDHVGGGFHRYTVDPTWTVPHFEKMLYDNGQIVEYLANLWSAGMHEPAFERAIGGTVQWLKREMTAPQGYFYAAQDADSFSTRDEVEPEEGAFYVWDYNELEQLLTAEELTELTQQFTVTRNGNFEGQNVLQRRQQGALSETVEAALDKLFQVRYGADPRSLTTFPPARNNQEAKTQDWPGRIPAVTDTKMIAAWNSLMISGLARAATVFSQPEYLQLAIQAANFIRQQQWAEGRFHRLNYDGQPHVPAQSEDYALFIKALLDLHQAWLSGEVSVESQAWLEVAVRVQQEFDDRLWSSELGGYYNTASDASQDLLVRERSYADNATPAANGVAIANLIRLALLTENLAYLDRAEQGLQAFSSIMESAPQACPSLFVALDWYRNQTLVRTTSDRLDQLALQYLPTAVYLPEANLPAATIGLVCQGLSCKEPATSFEQLWEQLQQSQMRTTV
- a CDS encoding TerC family protein; the protein is MLDHLLDTPMNFGYDTLLLLPVLVALEAVLSADNAIALAAIAQGLEGSTLQRRALNLGLVCAFVLRVVLILTATWVTKYWQFELAGAAYLLWLVFQYFSAQEDADNPHHGPRFATLWQAIPVIAFTDLAFSLDSVTTAIAISKETWLVITGGLIGVIALRFMAGLFIRWLDEFTHLEDAGYVTVALVGLRLLLRVINDGLVPPEWLMVSLIGLLFLWGFSERAELGVKASTELSEVREPSEAKK
- the clpP gene encoding ATP-dependent Clp endopeptidase proteolytic subunit ClpP, whose amino-acid sequence is MIPTVIEPSGRGDRAFDIYSRLLRDRIIFLGTAIDSDVANLIVAQLLLLDAEDPEKDIYLYVNSPGGSVTAGMGIYDTIKHIRADVSTICLGLAASMGAFLLSAGTKGKRVSLPHSRIMIHQPLGGAQGQATDIEIQAKEILYHKQRLNEMLAEHTGQPLEKIMEDTERDFFMSAQESKEYGLIDQVIERRPSAQNPIAAVN